In a genomic window of Styela clava chromosome 11, kaStyClav1.hap1.2, whole genome shotgun sequence:
- the LOC120334077 gene encoding uncharacterized protein LOC120334077 has product MNLFNSGTEEPDITGDLEEGNSVEGESSAVSQTPGVEDSEEENSVEGESSTVSQTPGVENLEEGNSVEGESSAVSQTPGVEDDSMPSGLGLNTEFEMCHDMPSTSTKRRKRQYVRWSSSDTAALLTHFKSCIEDTSGENNTGSLPGYKDIEEFLQKENILSGVKDRKSKLRIIHAKLFNERKKFRKDFKKRLANLN; this is encoded by the exons ATGAACCTTTTTAATTCAGGGACGGAAGAGCCAGACATAACAGGAGATTTAGAAGAAGGAAATAGTGTAGAAGGAGAATCATCTGCAGTATCACAAACGCCGGGTGTTGAAGATTCAGAAGAAGAAAATAGTGTAGAAGGAGAATCATCTACAGTATCACAAACGCCGGGTGTTGAAAATTTAGAAGAAGGAAATAGTGTAGAAGGAGAATCATCTGCAGTATCACAAACGCCGGGTGTTGAAGATGACAGTATGCCATCAGGATTGGGATTGAATACTGAATTTGAGATGTGTCATG ATATGCCAAGTACTTCAACTAAGCGCAGAAAACGACAATATGTTAGATGGTCAAGCAGTGACACTGCAGCTTTGTTAACTCATTTCAAGTCTTGTATTGAAGACACTTCTGGTGAAAATAATACCGGTAGCTTACCAG GTTACAAAGACATTGAAGAATTTCTCCAAAAGGAGAATATACTGTCAGGCGTTAAAGACAGGAAAAGTAAATTGAGAATAATTCATGCAAAGCTATTTAATGAGAGAAAGAAATTCAGAAAGGACTTTAAGAAAAGGCTTGCAAATTTAAATTAG